A part of Miscanthus floridulus cultivar M001 chromosome 6, ASM1932011v1, whole genome shotgun sequence genomic DNA contains:
- the LOC136455926 gene encoding putative FBD-associated F-box protein At1g61330 translates to MESHPHQSTKSGSGSGSNRGAMEEEDRLSSLPDDLLDAILRALPLKQAVRTSALSRRWARQWLRALAASRVLDLNDRAFARGQPPARAAATVSRCLRLHAEHGSPLDVLRVALASPPSSGPSDGAFGRDVIGWIAAAVRRGAREVEVDVLHLTPSQNDDDSDAAFLELPGDLFQARNSLERVAFGGLSLRAVRLPAAGLAGLRSLSLSNADVTDEAVRGILAGCRALESLSLRSCPLLTSVSVASERLRDLQLLGCRAVQELRVAAPALESLTLYGHVCWSEPDQSWQEANPVCFDFGDMPVLRDAYLSHLGCGDYNIVHDMAYPCLYYVVAHARVLTLCSIGLLLLYQHGWDESAFREMPKLEELQLLLASPEPCFYWDNEDQEHVSTFFMLTPLPVLQRLFLRLPSDPGYGWDSKAAARADETDGADMTLEHEIVLHQLTFIKVVNFRGTRRELRLLTFFLKRAPSLERLVLLTPAGEKAPADEQLKAMRERVSELQRSSREARVSVRRPKEDDSPNHAHTRFFHEDDEYVAN, encoded by the exons ATGGAATCGCACCCGCACCAGTCGACCaagagcggcagcggcagcggcagcaaccGTGGAGCCATGGAAGAGGAGGACCGGCTGAGCAGCCTCCCCGACGATCTCCTCGACGCCATCCTCCGCGCCCTCCCGCTGAAGCAGGCCGTCCGCACCAGCGCGCTCTCCCGGCGGTGGGCGCGCCAGTGGCTCCGCGCGCTGGCCGCCTCCCGTGTCCTCGACCTCAACGACCGAGCCTTCGCCCGCGGCCAGCCGCCGGCGCGGGCCGCGGCCACGGTGAGTCGCTGCCTCCGGCTCCACGCCGAGCACGGCTCGCCGCTCGACGTGCTCCGCGTGGCGCTGGCGTCCCCGCCGTCGTCAGGGCCGAGCGACGGCGCGTTCGGGCGGGACGTCATCGGGTGGATCGCGGCCGCCGTGAGGAGGGGCGCCAGGGAGGTCGAGGTGGACGTCCTGCACCTGACGCCGTCGCAGAACGACGACGACTCCGACGCGGCCTTCCTGGAGCTCCCCGGCGACCTGTTCCAGGCCAGGAACTCGTTGGAGCGGGTCGCGTTCGGCGGGCTCAGCCTCCGTGCCGTCCGGCTCCCCGCGGCGGGCCTCGCCGGCCTCCGCTCGCTCTCCCTCAGCAACGCCGACGTCACCGACGAGGCGGTCCGGGGCATTCTCGCCGGCTGCCGGGCGCTGGAGTCCCTCAGCCTCAGGAGCTGCCCCCTGCTCACCTCGGTGAGTGTCGCCAGCGAGCGGCTGCGGGACCTGCAGCTCCTGGGCTGCCGCGCCGTGCAAGAGCTCCGGGTCGCCGCGCCCGCGCTGGAGTCGCTCACCCTGTACGGCCACGTCTGCTGGAGCGAACCGGACCAGAGCTGGCAGGAGGCCAACCCTGTTTGCTTCGACTTCGGCGACATGCCGGTGCTGCGGGACGCGTACCTGTCGCACCTCGGCTGTGGCGACTACAACATCGTCCACGACATGGCTTACCCCTGCCTGTACTACGTCGTCGCACATGCCCGGGTCTTGACGCTTTGCTCCATCGGCTTGCTG CTTCTTTACCAACACGGCTGGGATGAGAGCGCATTTAGGGAGATGCCGAAGCTAGAAGAGCTGCAGCTGCTGCTGGCCTCCCCAGAGCCATGTTTCTACTGGGACAATGAAGACCAGGAGCACGTGTCCACTTTCTTCATGCTCACGCCGCTTCCGGTCCTCCAACGTCTCTTTCTCCGC CTCCCCAGCGATCCTGGATACGGATGGGACAGCAAGGCAGCAGCGCGTGCAGACGAGACCGACGGCGCAGACATGACACTCGAGCACGAGATCGTCCTTCACCAGCTGACCTTCATCAAGGTTGTGAATTTTAGGGGGACAAGGCGAGAGCTGCGGCTGCTCACCTTCTTCCTGAAGAGGGCCCCTAGCCTGGAGCGGCTGGTGCTGCTCACTCCGGCAGGAGAGAAAGCTCCGGCAGACGAGCAACTAAAAGCCATGCGAGAGCGGGTGTCGGAGTTGCAGAGGTCGTCGCGCGAGGCACGCGTCTCCGTGCGCCGGCCCAAGGAAGACGATAGCCCGAACCATGCACACACCAGGTTCTTCCACGAGGATGATGAGTATGTAGCTAACTAA